Within Plasmodium reichenowi strain SY57 chromosome 3, whole genome shotgun sequence, the genomic segment atattatagtttatttttatttttttttattattttatgtgTACCATTTGATAATTTGGTAATTTACTTTtcattcatttatatttttgtattatatattcctcTTAGTAATTatcaagaaaaaaaataaatcgAAATGgtgcttttttttttttttttttttttttcaaaatcGTCTGTTTTTGtgcaatatatatatatatatataatgatatatgtaaaaaaaaaaaaaaaaatatatataattataaaaatattaNNNNNNNNNNNNNNNNNNNNNNNNNNNNNNNNNNNNNNNNNNNNNNNNNNNNNNNNNNNNNNNNNNNNNNNNNNNNNNNNNNNNNNNNNNNNNNNNNNNNNNNNNNNNNNNNNNNNNNNNNNNNNNNNNNNNNNNNNNNNNNNNNNNNNNNNNNNNNNNNNNNNNNNNNNNNNNNNNNNNNNNNNNNNNNNNNNNNNNNNNNNNNNNNNNNNNNNNNNNNNNNNNNNNNNNNNNNNNNNNNNNNNNNNNNNNNNNNNNNNNNNNNNNNNNNNNNNNNNNNNNNNNNNNNNNNNNNNNNNNNNNNNNNNNNNNNNNNNNNNNNNNNNNNNNNNNNNNNNNNNNNNNNNNNNNNNNNNNNNNNNNNNNNNNNNNNNNNNNNNNNNNNNNNNNNNNNNNNNNNNNNNNNNNNNNNNNNNNNNNNNNNNNNNNNNNNNNNNNNNNNNNNNNNNNNNNNNNNNNNNNNNNNNNNNNNNNNNNNNNNNNNNNNNNNNNNNNNNNNNNNNNNNNNNNNNNNNNNNNNNNNNNNNNNNNNNNNNNNNNNNNNNNNNNNNNNNNNNNNNNNNNNNNNNNNNNNNNNNNNNNNNNNNNNNNNNNNNNNNNNNNNNNNNNNNNNNNNNNNNNNNNNNNNNNNNNNNNNNNNNNNNNNNNNNNNNNNNNNNNNNNNNNNNNNNNNNNNNNNNNNNNNNNNNNNNNNNNNNNNNNNNNNNNNNNNNNNNNNNNNNNNNNNNNNNNNNNNNNNNNNNNNNNNNNNNNNNNNNNNNNNNNNNNNNNNNtttttttttttttttttattttttttttttttttttttttttttttttttttttttttttttttaaaaatcGTCTGTTTTTGtgcaatatatatatatatatataatgatatatgtacaaaaaaaaaaaaaaatatatatatatataaacatattatatgtttgtatgatcatatatattgttatttaaaatgtgtatattagagtgtataaaattttttcatattcatatgtaatatttcatataccaaaaaaaaaatttaggtgcatacaaataaattatatatatatatatataaatactcaaacatataaaatatattattgaattatttattttatatatatgtattttttatatatgtatatgtttttatatattatatatatatatatatatatatatattatatatatattttttttttttttttttttttttataaaatttatatttttctaatattaacgttattttttttttttattgtatataaattGGTTGTATGAATTTAatgtaattttttcatGTGTATTATTTTAGAATGCGtacttataaaatattttattataattatgcATCATGGTTTAATTATAGTTATATTAactatataaaaataatatagcaaactttttttttctaatcagcgttataagtatatatatatatatatatatatatatttatatatttatttatttattttatttgttaatCACTTTTATTAGATgtaatagaaaaaaaaaaaaaaaaaatatagggtatatatataaatataacaattataaattaataataacaaattaTTTATGATGGGAGTGtggaaataaaaaaaaaggaaaagaaaaaaatcagtataagtataatatatgtaaatatatttcttttgaCACATCAAAAAAATTCACATACAGAAATGTGTAATAgataatgtatataatgtatatatatatttatatatacatatatatatatatatatatatatttatagttAATATTTCCTTAATATATCAAAGaggttatatatatatataaatgatacccgcatatataatataatataatataatataatataataattatgtatacTTTCCATCAAGGgtttaatgaaaaaataaaaacataagataaagaaaacattgataatatatatatattattattacacatgtatttattttattttttaatgtattattaaaagGTTTGTAGTTTTGATTAAActttacatattttttaattttgaattaaaaaaaaaacaaaatcattgagtatatatattttatattattttaaagtttttttattttttcatttattcgcttatttcattattttattctttttatttgtttatcCCACTttataagaattatttatgtatggATACatgtaaattatataatcatttcACGTGTTCCcttctttttaaaaataatttttttttttttttttgtttatatgaaataattCGATGTGCATGTAACGTTTCCCcaaagggaaaaaaaattataaaattaaaaatatatatatatatatatataatatatgaaatatatacacacTTCTTTggtattatttataaaaagaaaaaaaaagaaatatatatattattattatttatttgtaagGCATTACTTATTGCTTCATTATAAggttataattttttatttttttgttcttattaaccatttgattttttttatcttcaAACGTTGTTCACTGAATTTcatattttgaaaaaaaaaaaaaatatattatgtaaataaacatatatatatatatatatatatatatataaggaATATCCTAAACTTTTGATAtcttaatttattatagaaatattctttatatggaaaaaaagtaaataaCCTCTTGGAAtaattaaatgatatacataaatattgttatgcgacaaaatatattttaagtatatatatttttatgttttcttttttttttttttttttttttttttttttttttttggcTGTTTACCTTGCCtgttcataatattttttttttgaggGGTTTATTACATGATATCCAAAAgacgaaaaaaaaaaagaaaaaggaaataaaaacgcacacaaaaataatatctattttatattttatttcacAAACCTTACATGCggtttatttatatattaagattattttatttatttttttataaaagttaaaaaacagttaaaaagatataataagGTTAATGTGTAAcccatatatattacatatatttataatatataaatattaagaagaaaaaaaaaatatatatatatatatatatatatatacatatatatatttacaaataaaaaatatatatccatgacgcaaaaaaaaaaaaaaaaattagcAATTTATAATTGTTCTAATTATTGTAAgaatgttttatatatatatatataaaaccACAAATGTATTTCATAAAAAgtgttataatataatatgtaaatatataataaacatatgatgtatatatgttgtgaaaataaaataaaaaaaataatttatatagtattcatatataacatatgTTAACAATTCAgtaataaacataaaaatatatttatatgtattaatttataatgttaagaattatatactacataaaatttatatttaaaaatatccaaaaagggaaaatatacaaaatatttttataagaattaaatttttgtaatactttattattttttagtTATTCTTCAGAACTCATTTCATTTGAGGTCCATTGttattatcaaaattttcatcattttcattCGATGAATCAATACTTATAGGCTTCTGAATTTCATTTGCCTTATTAGACGGGTTTTCATTGTGAGATATACTTACATTATAAGCACTATATAACTCCTCagttatattatttgtattattatcatgatcaatatttaataaatcgTTATTTGtatgttcatttttatcatcaaaATTTTCAAGAATATTCATATCCATATTATTGCTATTAATTGGATCGTTATAAatgttataatttttatcatcatgacacgaatatttttcttcgtcattattatcatcattttcatcatcatcatcattttcatcatcatcattttcatcatcatcattttcatcatcatcatcatccTCATCCtcattttcataattatcatcatcctcattttcataattatcatcatcttcatcatcataattatcatcatcttcatcatcataattatcatcatcCTCATCATCATCCTCATCATCATCCCCATTTTCATCCTCATCATCATCCCCATCATCATCCCCATTTTCATCCTCATCATCATCCCcatcatcataattatcatcatcCTCCTCCTCCTCATCATCATTTTGTTTGGAGACATTTTTCTTGTCCCCTTCATCATCtgaagaaattatataacaaCTTTTGTTACTCTCCtcttcattatcatcattattattatttacataatcTTCATAATTTTGTAAATCTTCATGTACATTCTCATCAACATGTAGATTAAAAGTATTTTCATTAACAttagaaaaataattctttttattttcttgaatattattaaggacggaaatattttcaaatgTTGCATGGTTATTTAATTCAGTATTTACATTGTTACTATAATTATCTTGTTCCTTTTCTTCATCGTCATAActatcatcattattatcatcattgttatcatcattattatcatcattgttatcatcattattatcttctCTTACACTTacttttcttatttttatcgAATTGGATTCTCCCAAACAAccattttcttttgttaTTTCCGAATCTGAAGaatatttcctttttttatcttgttgttttttattttccaaGGCACTTCCCGCTTCGACTATTTTTACATACGCGTCATAATTATACTCTGAAAGGTTTGTTGAGAAAttatttgatttatttatgCCTTGGAAGTTATCTTTGTTaacatttaatatattattaaaatcatttatatttgatGATGACTCACAAACAAACccatcattattattatcattattattatcattattaatatcattattattatcattattattatcattattatcattattaatatcattattattatcattattattatcattattattattattattatccttattattattaccatcattattatcattattaatattatcattattattaccatcattgttatcattattaatatcatcattattattaccatcattgttatcattattaatattatcattattagtatcattattattattatcatcattatcataatGTGTGCTTACAGGATAGTTTTCATTTTTCGCTTGTATTATATCTTCgttttcctttttatcatcatcacATTTGCTATTCGATTCATTCGGCACATTATCCTTTTCATCACCAGATGTGACTGtttcttccttttttatattaccatttattaaaatattagcatcattttgttcatatatattttcaatgTTATGAGAATTTTCTATAGATTCATTAATTAATctaattaaattattatgttcattttttagttcgtcattatttataatatcttgtttatcattaataggaattttatttgtattttctATGACTTGATTATTAGCTACGTTATCattagtatatatattctgaataatattttcttcatatcTTTCTAAGgtttcattatttatttgcTCAGATTTAACATTATGATTATTCAACAAATTGTGGTTATTAAATGCATTAACAAGATGATTATCTTCATCactcatattattattataattcatattattatcaccaatcatattattatcaccattcatattattatcaccactcatattattatcaccattcatattattatcaccaatcatattattatcaccattcatattattatcaccattcatattattatcaccactcatattattatcaccactcatattattatcaccactcacattattatcaccactcatattattatctaaaTCCATTTTGTCCGTATACATTTCCtcattatttacatattcTTCCTCATTTTGTGAGGACTGTTGTGCGTTTTCCGTACCATCAAAAATTTGTTGATCTACAATTACATTGATTGCATCATCtggatatatattacacaTATTTGTATGGTTACCATCTTGATTACCTTGTTGATGACTTAGTTTGTTGTTTTGTATAAAGAAATCATTGTTTGTATCTTTTAACATGCTCATATATCCTCTTTGAATCAATACATTACATGTTTTGGTAAAGGTTtgtatatgtttaaaaTATTCCTCTGTTAAAAAGTCttgatttattaatatatttttattttctctTATTTCTTGTATAACCGAatcatacatataaaaatcaaAGGATTTTCTTAAATAAAGTAACTTGTTTATAATAGTTTGAtcaattattttattttcattaaaatgtttaaaaattttacaAAAGACATTACTTTGTTGtattaaatgaattatatatcctttatatttgaaaatattttttacattaattttatttaattcttcatttttttttaaataattatttaagtTTTGTATACAACTTTCATTATCTTGTagattattttttaatttgagtatttcttcaaaattatttattttaattaattcatttttttcattttcgttttttaaattattaataaattcatTTAAGCTTTTAATACTTTCTTCTAAGGAAAGTATTTGATTTTTCAACATTTGgatttcttttaaattacgattaataatatataaatagcATGAACCTAATTTAAATagttttaaaatattaaacttaataataataatattatcattatcttTGTTTAATTGTAAATTATTAACAAGATAGTTGTTAATATCTACAATATTGTTCACATTGTTTACATTGTTTACATTGTTTACATTGTTTACATTGTTTACATTGTTCACATTGTTCACATTGTTTACATGGTTTACATTGTTCACATTGTTTACATTGTTCATACTAGATATGCtgttcatattttcattacATAAATCAATATTTGTACACACCTTTTTGTTACTCTTCGACAAATTATTAAACACATTCAAAATATCATCACATGATGGACTCATAATATTTGAGTCTTCAAAACATGAAACAATACTTTTATCGACAACTGAATAGTTATTTATCAAATCATccaatttattattatatttattttttaaattttcaataatttcatctttttcttgaatattattattcataataattttatatttttccatcatcataatagattcttttaatttcttaCAATTATTCGATAACATATcaatatcattatttagtttatatatttcttcatttttttctttcaattcatttttataattttcaaGCATATCATTCTTCTTTTCTAATTCAGATGTAAGGtctatattttcatttatatatttgtatatttctTGTGATAAATTTCTTTCTTTATTCTTGTTGTGTAAACGGTCTGCTACATTTTGTactttaaaataattataattatgacCATCACATTTATTATGTTGATTTGTATCTTGATCAATATCTTGATTGATATCTTGATTGATATCTTGATTGATATCTTGATTAATATCTTGATTGATATCTTGATTGATATCTTGATTCATATCTTGATTAATATCTTGATTAATATCTTGATTAATATCTTGATTAATATCTTGATTgatatctttatttatatctttatttaaatctttattcatatctttattcatatctttatttatatctttatttatatctttatttatatctttatttatatcctCACCAAccatattatcattttttgtGCTGTCCTGCGAGTGAGCtacattatatatgtcATACCTTGATCTGATGTGCTCATTTTGATTTTccaattttttaatttgtaGATTCAAATGAACAATAAGTTTGTCCTTTTCATTAATAGTAGTTATATATTGATCAACTTGTTCTTGTAACTTCTCCTTTTGTATAATGTTTATGTCATTATTTTTGgtagatataaataatttgtGATCATGATTTAATTGTTCTATTTGTTTTTCatattcttctttatttaaCAACAAGATACGATTTTCTTCTGATATCATATCTAgatttgtttttaatttattatattgtattatatagtttttattattatcatccATAATTTGTTgtaatttcattttatctttttcatttttaaataatttatcttCTAGTATAGTTATTTTCATACGATTTTTTTCATCGGATAATTGAATTTTTGCGTTAAGATTTgataattcttttaattctAATCTTGAATTTTCTAAATTTACTTTTAGAGAATGAATAAATTGTTGATATGTATCATTATTTGTTGTTGAATtaatatcatttaatataagattattatctttttgtaattgtataatatatttttcttgtttcttgtttttttctttttcgATTTTTACTTGTTCTTTAAGTTctatataatcatattttaattgTTCTACATGTTTTTGATTTGTATCTAAATGTTTTTGTAAATCTtgattaatattaaataattgATCCAatctattttttaataaattattatcaacataatttatttgatttttaAACATATCATTAAGATATGTATTATctttttgtaatatatttatattttcttttaataaaaatatttcttctttatgttcttttattaatacattcatatcattatataatatattatttttttctactacttcattatatttttctattaaatcattatattcattttgaatatttgttttatctTGTTTgattaattttatataatcttcttctttttgttttatattcatattttctgtttctttattttttaaaatattcatttcatttattaaattattattttcatgttttaataattttatttcatatgatttatcatttatatcattatttaatttgtCAATTTCATTTCTcatgttattttttatatctttcaTAACAATGTcatatttatctttttcatcGCATAATAaactattaatatatttcagcttatcttcatttgatttattaattaataaaaattctttATGCTTTTCTAGTTGTTCTTTACACAATTCTTTTAAACGAGAAATCTCCTCTTTACTATTCTTACAAAAGCATTTCCACGTCTCTATACACGTAATTAAAATATCCTTTTCtccttttatttttaatatctcAGATTCTTTATCACACAATTCTTCTTGTAACGATTTTATTCTTACCTCATATTCCAAAAAGTTATTCTCTTCATTATCGACAACATTCAAGAGAAAATCGTCTTTTTTGTTAACGCCTGATGAGAGGGTAAAATCACCCATTCCCACCAATTTGGGGGagtttatattattatgaaatgAGAAAGGATAATATGGATGATTACTATTAATACTATTGACAGTgttattattcatattattcatgttattcatattatctGTGTTGTGTATGCTGTTTGTATTATCCGTGCTATCCTTATTATTCATACGTGTTTGTGCTGAATTTCCTTCTGCATCttccttattttttatgatacTGCCTCGGTGAGACATATGAATCATATTTGAACAATAAAGATtggatatattattatttattttagATGCACCCATGAAACCCATATGtgtattattcatataatacatattatttatgtgaTGTATAGAACCTCTTGTACTTTTATTATCTCTCATGGATAATGTGTACACATTATTTCTGAAGACattaatttgttttattctttcattaagttcattttttataatattatatttattttgtaattctttcatttttaataagagattattattttctactcttaaattattcatatggaatgtattttttttattattttctttttcttctaaccataatgtatttattttatttaatgatatatcatgatcatattttaatttttcattcaAATTTAATAGATTTTCGAATTTctcttttaaataattatgactatctttattttcttgTAATAATGTATGTAGATattgtttttctttttcatatatttttataatatcacaatttttttcattcaATTTTATATTGATCATATctttttgtataatttcttcttgtaattgttttttctctttttctaaattttctatttgttcattaataaataaatttttattttgatattctttatattccttttctaatatgaaatatttctcatttattatattaatctttttttctttttcattaatttgttcatctaaaattattttctcgttattatatttctctAAATTCATTtctaattcttttataCAACCATGTAAGTATTCttccttttcatttttattttttattttttcataattctcttctaataatttttcatattttttagtTAAACGAAGAATCTTATCAAATCTACGtattaataaatcaaaTGATAACTCCACATTACTAAAATTAAAGTTgaacaaattaaaatatcTTTCATACActttcttatatttatcttcaatattatgtatatgaaAACTTATGATTGTactaaatatattatttatatttataaaatgattaaaataaaaattcttatattttttaaatatatcgAAATCGGTTCCTTTCATCAATTCATACAACTCTTCATCTgtgtaattttttttgcaTTTATTTAATTCGTCTACGATTAATTCTATTTTGTAGGAATCATCATCATTGTggttataattattaccATCATCATTGTggttataattattaccATCCTCATggttttttcttttattacCATCCTCATGgtttatctttttattaGCATCGTCTtggttttttttattattatcctttAAACAATATATCCCATCATGTAGCTTTTGTAAAATCGAAGGATACTGAGATCCTAAGATTTGCTCTATGctgaatatattattatattttttcaatcTATAAAACAATTCTATAGTAATCGTATAATCATCAACATAACTCAATAAATTActgtttttaaaatattccATTTGCTTACATTCaatgttaaaaatataattagataattgtaataatatgctattaaaagaatgagcaatatattcattattgGAAAAACTAGAAAACTTTACATGTCCTTCtaatatttctttcttattttcttttcttttattcTTAATCAAATCATCATTAGAATACATAACGCTCAAcatatcattatcatcatcatcattattattattgttatatatactaCTTTTTTTGGTATGcttcttttttaatgatATGGATTCCTTATTAATAttagaatttttttttttttcatctttcataatatatacaatgTGTTCTTTTATGGTTAATtgtataaatttttctAGTGCTAATCtataattcaaaaaatcTTCAGCACTAATATCTATTCCTACATTATTAGGATCATTATGATCATTATGatcattatcataatttttattcttttcatcattataatcattatcataatttttattcttttcatcattatgataatttttattcttttcatcattataatcattatgataatttttattcttttcatcattataatgTTTATTTGAAGACATAGGAACATTATTTAAGATCTTATTCGACGTTGT encodes:
- a CDS encoding hypothetical protein (conserved Plasmodium protein, unknown function); this translates as MNNDLKKNEKDDYYKVNEEEYSPQKLSGIDMNDNVDFSNMRNTLNDVEELLNIDNNDKYDEDQLSLIKESLEYGELLLSNVKEEDENNRREHFRKDDYRKDSEDVHYNESKIEEDKRFMHSLCVKELKSTEEGELFDDEKYKDKDTLINMLRKKLEIKIKDYNLIMDTLILTKEECSKKEEQLKDYKIKYNKMEKECYSLKNEVERKNNEKHLNIGSFSFYKNEYDDMKYKLLKCEEKNKMLLNKNEELHQSIIQMKNDLYNQNIKFKKDIDVLIEDKKNILIQNEHITKQNKILVDTYLRQEKMIYKLKKNNEEQEIIIKESYKKIEFVNKNSVNHLNKVRDVLNKSLIKSEEHVKLYTNLKKENDFLKIEHDKFKTNIQQLNEQLLNYKNLIKEMKKKYKEVVHTNNSLFSITHDFINLKNSNIIIIRRTSDIKEIFKMYNLDLEHFNEQDYLSVLYIYEILYNTNHNHNDNNKDNNKDDNDDNNSSNNNNNNIMMMIENMNSGFHPNSNNLHNNIHNTNYQSNLNSVKTSLTYRINNKSGKSRSIKSRSHFSGDNEYIQDQLSNREIKEHYNYIERYNHSSSRNDIHNLYYMEENVSHNNNNKSDYDEDGDVENNNNNYYIKIKKNKYKKLNDLLNKAQMKIITLTRANEMFEKYCSNIKNTLIRDDMKKFRKPDISDVNILHNEKIYLEKLVNEKLNYIKDIQKQLDELHDEINKNKEDIYTLQVEKQTLIKVISSVYDYTKMKSGNHIFRMNTTSNKILNNVPMSSNKHYNDEKNKNYHNDYNDEKNKNYHNDEKNKNYDNDYNDEKNKNYDNDHNDHNDPNNVGIDISAEDFLNYRLALEKFIQLTIKEHIVYIMKDEKKKNSNINKESISLKKKHTKKSSIYNNNNNDDDDNDMLSVMYSNDDLIKNKRKENKKEILEGHVKFSSFSNNEYIAHSFNSILLQLSNYIFNIECKQMEYFKNSNLLSYVDDYTITIELFYRLKKYNNIFSIEQILGSQYPSILQKLHDGIYCLKDNNKKNQDDANKKINHEDGNKRKNHEDGNNYNHNDDGNNYNHNDDDSYKIELIVDELNKCKKNYTDEELYELMKGTDFDIFKKYKNFYFNHFININNIFSTIISFHIHNIEDKYKKVYERYFNLFNFNFSNVELSFDLLIRRFDKILRLTKKYEKLLEENYEKIKNKNEKEEYLHGCIKELEMNLEKYNNEKIILDEQINEKEKKINIINEKYFILEKEYKEYQNKNLFINEQIENLEKEKKQLQEEIIQKDMINIKLNEKNCDIIKIYEKEKQYLHTLLQENKDSHNYLKEKFENLLNLNEKLKYDHDISLNKINTLWLEEKENNKKNTFHMNNLRVENNNLLLKMKELQNKYNIIKNELNERIKQINVFRNNVYTLSMRDNKSTRGSIHHINNMYYMNNTHMGFMGASKINNNISNLYCSNMIHMSHRGSIIKNKEDAEGNSAQTRMNNKDSTDNTNSIHNTDNMNNMNNMNNNTVNSINSNHPYYPFSFHNNINSPKLVGMGDFTLSSGVNKKDDFLLNVVDNEENNFLEYEVRIKSLQEELCDKESEILKIKGEKDILITCIETWKCFCKNSKEEISRLKELCKEQLEKHKEFLLINKSNEDKLKYINSLLCDEKDKYDIVMKDIKNNMRNEIDKLNNDINDKSYEIKLLKHENNNLINEMNILKNKETENMNIKQKEEDYIKLIKQDKTNIQNEYNDLIEKYNEVVEKNNILYNDMNVLIKEHKEEIFLLKENINILQKDNTYLNDMFKNQINYVDNNLLKNRLDQLFNINQDLQKHLDTNQKHVEQLKYDYIELKEQVKIEKEKNKKQEKYIIQLQKDNNLILNDINSTTNNDTYQQFIHSLKVNLENSRLELKELSNLNAKIQLSDEKNRMKITILEDKLFKNEKDKMKLQQIMDDNNKNYIIQYNKLKTNLDMISEENRILLLNKEEYEKQIEQLNHDHKLFISTKNNDINIIQKEKLQEQVDQYITTINEKDKLIVHLNLQIKKLENQNEHIRSRYDIYNVAHSQDSTKNDNMVGEDINKDINKDINKDINKDMNKDMNKDLNKDINKDINQDINQDINQDINQDINQDMNQDINQDINQDINQDINQDINQDINQDIDQDTNQHNKCDGHNYNYFKVQNVADRLHNKNKERNLSQEIYKYINENIDLTSELEKKNDMLENYKNELKEKNEEIYKLNNDIDMLSNNCKKLKESIMMMEKYKIIMNNNIQEKDEIIENLKNKYNNKLDDLINNYSVVDKSIVSCFEDSNIMSPSCDDILNVFNNLSKSNKKVCTNIDLCNENMNSISSMNNVNNVNNVNHVNNVNNVNNVNNVNNVNNVNNVNNVNNIVDINNYLVNNLQLNKDNDNIIIIKFNILKLFKLGSCYLYIINRNLKEIQMLKNQILSLEESIKSLNEFINNLKNENEKNELIKINNFEEILKLKNNLQDNESCIQNLNNYLKKNEELNKINVKNIFKYKGYIIHLIQQSNVFCKIFKHFNENKIIDQTIINKLLYLRKSFDFYMYDSVIQEIRENKNILINQDFLTEEYFKHIQTFTKTCNVLIQRGYMSMLKDTNNDFFIQNNKLSHQQGNQDGNHTNMCNIYPDDAINVIVDQQIFDGTENAQQSSQNEEEYVNNEEMYTDKMDLDNNMSGDNNVSGDNNMSGDNNMSGDNNMNGDNNMNGDNNMIGDNNMNGDNNMSGDNNMNGDNNMIGDNNMNYNNNMSDEDNHLVNAFNNHNLLNNHNVKSEQINNETLERYEENIIQNIYTNDNVANNQVIENTNKIPINDKQDIINNDELKNEHNNLIRLINESIENSHNIENIYEQNDANILINGNIKKEETVTSGDEKDNVPNESNSKCDDDKKENEDIIQAKNENYPVSTHYDNDDNNNNDTNNDNINNDNNDGNNNDDINNDNNDGNNNDNINNDNNDGNNNKDNNNNNNDNNNDNNNDINNDNNDNNNDNNNDINNDNNNDNNNDGFVCESSSNINDFNNILNVNKDNFQGINKSNNFSTNLSEYNYDAYVKIVEAGSALENKKQQDKKRKYSSDSEITKENGCLGESNSIKIRKVSVREDNNDDNNDDNNDDNNDDNNDDSYDDEEKEQDNYSNNVNTELNNHATFENISVLNNIQENKKNYFSNVNENTFNLHVDENVHEDLQNYEDYVNNNNDDNEEESNKSCYIISSDDEGDKKNVSKQNDDEEEEDDDNYDDGDDDEDENGDDDGDDDEDENGDDDEDDDEDDDNYDDEDDDNYDDEDDDNYENEDDDNYENEDEDDDDDENDDDENDDDENDDDDENDDNNDEEKYSCHDDKNYNIYNDPINSNNMDMNILENFDDKNEHTNNDLLNIDHDNNTNNITEELYSAYNVSISHNENPSNKANEIQKPISIDSSNENDENFDNNNGPQMK